The following proteins come from a genomic window of Finegoldia magna ATCC 29328:
- a CDS encoding lysylphosphatidylglycerol synthase transmembrane domain-containing protein, with product MKSKNTIIRAILVFLFSIGVIFFIKSKIGADDAFDVIKKIAPVFLAACILTMFMFFLLEAISYKFLLKIQGYDVSFKRCFGYTFTDYFFSMISPGGSLGQPLQYHTMRTDNIDSLTTINSLLSFNWIYHLSMVIIFFVAMIFGLVGRIASISEFKYLVIYGIGCQLILVIGIGFLMFNSNLAARVIRFFNTVFSKFKLLKRFSKSEEDIAKTIEEHKNFGKFLINNKKVFAKLLCISIPMLLFSFAIPAILYKSFGLNSFNFMTLVLIQAVVTISFESVHIPGGVGVIEGSMMLVYSSFMPKSLAFSIMAINRFVTFYLAVPFAGLYFLLVKTNRKNYQKNKTLIKLN from the coding sequence ATGAAAAGTAAAAACACAATTATAAGAGCAATTTTAGTATTCTTATTTAGTATAGGGGTAATTTTTTTCATAAAAAGTAAAATAGGAGCAGACGATGCCTTCGATGTAATAAAAAAAATCGCGCCAGTCTTCTTGGCAGCGTGCATATTGACGATGTTTATGTTTTTTTTACTTGAAGCTATCTCGTACAAATTTCTTCTTAAAATACAAGGTTATGATGTATCTTTCAAAAGATGCTTTGGATATACATTTACAGATTATTTTTTCAGTATGATTTCTCCAGGTGGAAGTCTTGGACAACCATTACAATATCACACAATGAGAACTGATAATATTGATTCATTGACTACAATTAATTCGCTACTTTCATTTAATTGGATATATCATTTATCTATGGTAATTATTTTCTTCGTTGCTATGATATTTGGATTAGTGGGAAGAATTGCATCGATTTCTGAGTTTAAGTACCTAGTTATATATGGAATTGGCTGCCAATTGATTTTGGTAATAGGGATAGGATTTTTGATGTTCAATAGTAATTTGGCTGCAAGAGTAATCAGATTTTTTAATACTGTATTTTCTAAATTTAAACTGCTTAAACGTTTCAGTAAATCAGAAGAAGATATAGCAAAAACTATTGAAGAACACAAGAATTTCGGAAAGTTTTTGATTAATAACAAAAAAGTTTTTGCAAAATTATTGTGCATATCAATCCCGATGCTTTTGTTCTCGTTTGCGATCCCTGCGATTTTGTATAAATCATTTGGGCTAAATTCGTTTAATTTTATGACTTTGGTTTTAATCCAAGCTGTGGTTACAATTTCATTTGAGAGTGTGCATATTCCAGGGGGAGTAGGAGTTATTGAAGGAAGCATGATGCTTGTGTATTCTTCTTTTATGCCAAAATCTTTGGCCTTTAGTATAATGGCAATCAATAGATTTGTTACATTCTACTTGGCTGTACCTTTTGCAGGACTTTACTTTTTATTAGTTAAGACTAATCGCAAAAACTATCAGAAAAACAAAACTCTAATAAAATTAAATTAA